From Erigeron canadensis isolate Cc75 chromosome 8, C_canadensis_v1, whole genome shotgun sequence, one genomic window encodes:
- the LOC122580196 gene encoding calcium-binding protein CML38-like, which translates to MDKEQQYKSVFRHMDANGDGKLSAPELQICIGKIGGELSLEEAEMVAELIDSDGDGLLSMEDLVKVVESANEEEKNNDLKKAFKMYEEMEGSGCITPKSLKRMLSKLGESRSVDDCKMMIARFDINGDGVLNFEEFRLMMS; encoded by the coding sequence ATGGACAAAGAACAACAATACAAGAGCGTATTTCGACACATGGACGCGAACGGAGACGGCAAGTTATCGGCACCGGAGCTTCAAATATGCATTGGAAAGATTGGAGGCGAGTTGTCATTGGAAGAGGCAGAGATGGTAGCTGAATTAATTGATTCGGATGGAGACGGGTTATTAAGCATGGAAGATTTGGTTAAAGTGGTTGAAAGCGCAaacgaagaagaaaaaaataacgACTTGAAGAAGGCGTTTAAAATGTATGAAGAAATGGAAGGCAGCGGGTGCATAACCCCGAAAAGCTTGAAAAGGATGCTTAGTAAATTGGGAGAGTCAAGAAGCGTTGATGATTGTAAGATGATGATTGCTAGGTTTGATATTAACGGGGACGGTGTGCTTAATTTCGAAGAATTCAGGCTTATGATGTCCTGA
- the LOC122610765 gene encoding protein LYK2-like yields MTKFSESRMKEVRVYITVSVVAFGICIAVAASAIYVILCRKKKKKINHGSSSCIKNADLDFQKLNLSVRTASEKKVSFESSSQMESLDDHILLPTTPGKLSTMVVESYTVEELSSATTEFSSTNLIEGSVYHGRLKGKNVAIKCTDHDTISKINFELFNGPARFHPNIIRLLGVCTGTEAYDPMITTIRDEFLVFEYAKNGSLKDWIHGGLAMKSHFIASCSCFLTWNQRLKICLDVATALQYMHQIVKSGYVHKNIKSRNIFLDEEFHAKVGNFAMEECVKDVIYPDEVPSSGYIYSNYPTTWDKGYMAPEFLTSDVVTPNMDIYAFGVVLLEILSGKPPIKWDKSYNIDEGSHLSKQIKGLLDSGSVADKREWMDNALGDNYPFDRAMVLANLARACVNDDPSIRPSAGELVLTLSELMVEREEQVIVRESSCRPLVAQPLTV; encoded by the coding sequence ATGACGAAGTTTTCCGAATCTAGAATGAAGGAAGTTAGAGTTTATATCACTGTCAGTGTAGTTGCTTTTGGTATATGCATTGCAGTTGCAGCTTCTGCAATTTATGTGATCCTTTGtaggaagaaaaagaagaagataaatCATGGTTCATCATCATGCATCAAAAATGCTGACTTGGACTTCCAAAAACTGAATTTAAGTGTGAGAACCGCAAGTGAAAAGAAAGTTTCGTTTGAATCATCTTCCCAAATGGAATCTTTAGATGATCATATACTACTCCCCACCACCCCTGGTAAGCTTTCGACCATGGTGGTGGAGAGTTACACGGTGGAGGAACTTAGTTCAGCTACAACTGAATTCTCCTCCACCAACCTCATTGAAGGATCTGTGTATCATGGTCGCCTCAAGGGTAAAAATGTGGCGATCAAATGCACAGATCACGACACTATCTCCAAGATCAACTTTGAGCTCTTTAATGGCCCGGCTCGTTTTCACCCTAATATTATTAGACTATTGGGTGTTTGTACCGGTACAGAAGCCTATGATCCAATGATCACAACAATACGCGATGAATTCTTGGTATTTGAATACGCAAAAAATGGATCTTTGAAAGATTGGATTCATGGTGGTTTAGCAATGAAGAGCCATTTCATTGCATCATGTTCATGTTTCTTGACATGGAACCAAAGGCTCAAGATTTGTTTGGATGTAGCCACCGCCTTACAATACATGCATCAAATAGTTAAGTCGGGCTATGTCCATAAGAACATTAAGAGTCGGAATATATTCCTAGATGAAGAATTCCATGCCAAAGTTGGTAACTTTGCCATGGAAGAATGTGTCAAAGATGTAATTTATCCCGATGAAGTACCTTCTTCGGGATATATATATTCCAATTATCCCACAACTTGGGATAAAGGGTACATGGCACCTGAATTCTTAACTTCAGATGTCGTTACTCCAAATATGGATATTTATGCTTTTGGGGTTGTTTTACTTGAAATTTTATCTGGAAAACCGCCAATTAAGTGGGATAAATCATATAATATTGATGAAGGTTCCCATTTATCGAAACAAATCAAGGGTTTACTTGATTCAGGTAGTGTTGCTGATAAGAGGGAATGGATGGACAATGCACTTGGTGATAATTACCCGTTTGATAGAGCGATGGTGTTAGCGAATCTTGCAAGAGCATGTGTGAATGACGATCCATCAATAAGACCGAGTGCCGGAGAACTTGTGCTTACGTTGTCTGAATTAATGGTGGAAAGGGAGGAGCAAGTGATTGTCCGGGAAAGCTCTTGCAGGCCTCTTGTGGCACAGCCGTTGACAGTTTAA
- the LOC122579743 gene encoding uncharacterized protein LOC122579743 → MGACVSHHHHNKAYNSEMKKKVPFNNSYSNDNIKQHYDQNKAVITDHNSSTSNYNNNTKLVLTFMDGHVAVKPQLPPSHQSPATFSDHGSKEETFFDSQAWLDSDCEDEFMSVNGEFTPSRGNTPVHPSLTLGKPHQVIGGVTFMEKNDPFVSKPQPSPTPTQKKFSLLELFKRSIRDNRDLTEVIAEPPNKDGHMETDDANLKQSREAHLDSRQSGCFSSLLSVRSTGRQKKKSLNVAQSAVFDE, encoded by the exons ATGGGTGCTTGTGTTTCACATCACCATCATAATAAGGCTTATAATTCTGAAATGAAGAAGAAGGTGCCATTTAATAATTCTTATTCTAATGACAATATTAAACAACATTATGATCAAAATAAGGCGGTGATCACTGATCATAATTCTAGTACtagtaattataataataatacaaaactaGTACTTACCTTCATGGATGGTCATGTTGCTGTTAAACCTCAACTTCCTCCTTCTCATCAGTCACCTGCTACTTTTTCTGATCATG GTAGCAAGGAGGAGACCTTTTTTGATTCCCAAGCATGGTTAGATTCAGATTGTGAAGACGAATTTATGAGCGTTAATGGTG AGTTTACCCCGTCAAGAGGCAATACACCGGTACACCCTAGCCTGACTCTAGGAAAACCACATCAAGTCATTGGAGGAGTCACTTTTATGGAAAAGAATGACCCTTTTGTTTCCAAACCTCAGCCATCGCCGACTCCAACACAGAAGAAGTTCAGTCTTTTGGAACTTTTCAAACGAAGCATAAGAGACAACCGTGATTTAACTGAGGTGATTGCTGAACCACCCAACAAAGATGGTCATATGGAAACGGATGATGCTAATTTGAAGCAGAGTAGGGAAGCACATTTGGATTCTAGGCAATCAGGCTGTTTTTCGAGTTTGCTTTCTGTGCGTAGCACTGGAAGGCAGAAGAAGAAAAGCCTAAACGTAGCCCAAAGCGCAGTTTTTGATGAATGA